The genomic region TTAAATTTGCAAGACCAATAGGAGCAGAGGAAATGTTAGCAGATATTTTAATTAAAAGAGCAGAGGAGTTATAAAATGAAAGGTTTTCTTCTAGCTGGAACCAGAAGTGGAATAGGAAAAACAACAGTTGCCATGGGACTTATGGCAAGTTTTGAAAATGTTTCCCCATTTAAGGTGGGACCGGATTATATAGATCCAAGTTTCCATGAGTTTGTTACAGGAAATAGAAGTTATAACCTTGATTTATTTCTTATGGGAGAAGAGGGAGTAAAAGAAAGTTTTTACTCCCACCATAAGGGAATTTCCATAGTAGAGGGAGTAATGGGACTTTATGATGGACTGGGAAATAGTCTAGAAAATTATAGTTCGGCTCATCTTTCAAAGGTTTTATCTTTACCTGTAATATTAGTTGTGGATGCAATAGGAAAAAGTACCAGTGTAGCAGCTGAGGTTTTAGGATATAAAATGTTAGACCCAGAAGTTAATATAGCTGGAGTTATTATAAATAGAGTTTCTAGTGAAAAACTATATAATATGTTAAAAGAAGCTATTGAATCATACACAGGAATAAAATGTTTAGGTTATTTAAAAAAGGATGAATCTTTAAATATAGGAAGTAGACACTTAGGTCTTTTACAAGCTGATGAAGTGGGAGATTTAAGAGAGAAGATAGAGCATTTAAAAAATGAACTGGAAAAAACTATAAATTTAGATGAAATTTATAAAATCGCTAACTTTCAAGAAAAACCTAGAAAAAATATATTTGAAAAATATAAAAATAAGTATAAAGGAATAAAAATAGGAGTTGCTAAAGATAGGGCTTTTTCCTTTTACTATAGGGATAATTTAGAATTTCTTGAAAAAATGGGGATAGAAGTAATTAATTTTTCACCTATTAGGGATAAAAAAATTCCAGATGTGGATTTACTTTATTTTGGTGGAGGGTATCCTGAAACATACGGAAAGGAACTTTCAGAAAATAGGGAGTTTATACAGTCATTAATAGAGTTTCATAAAAATGGTGGATTTATTTTTGGAGAGTGTGGAGGATTTATGTATTTAACAGAGGGAATAGAAACCCTTGATGGTAAATTTTACCCAATGACAAAACTAATAGATGCCACAGTTAAAATGGGAAAATCCTTACAAATAACAAGATTTGGATATGTGGATGTTGAATATGAAAATGTAAGGGGAAAAGCCCATGAATTTCACTACTCAAGAATAGATAAAGATGGTGAAATGGAAAAAATGTATACCTTAAAAAAATTAGATGGAAGAGAGTGGAAGTGCGGTTATAAAAATAAAAATCTGCTTGGAGGATATCCCCATTTACATTTTTACGGAAGTATAGATATACTAGAAAAAATATTGGAGGGAGTAAAAAATGGAATACATAAAAAAACCAGTTGATATAGAATTAAGAAGTTTTGAAATTATAGAAAGTGAACTTGGAGATAAAGCTAAAAGTTTTTCTAAGGAGCATTTACCAATTGTAAAAAGAGTTATTCATACAACAGCAGATTTTGAATATGCAGATTTATTAGAATTTTCTGAAGATGCAGTGGAGTCATGTATTAAAGCTTTAAAAGAGGGTGGAAAAATATATTGCGACACTCAAATGATAGCTAATGGTCTTAGTAAAATGACTTTGGGAAAATTTGGATATAGTGCTTACTCTCTTGTTTCAGATCCAGAAGTAGCTAAGGAAGCTAAAGAAAGAGGAGTAACTAGATCAATAGTAGGAATGGAAAAAGCTGCTAAAGATAAGGATACTAAAATATTCTTAATAGGAAATGCACCTACAGCTTTATTTAGATTAAAGGAATTAATAGATTCTGGAGAAGTTGAAAAACCAGCTCTTATAGTTGGAGTTCCTGTGGGATTTGTTGGAGCAAGTGAATCAAAGGAAATACTTCCAGGAAGTGGAATTCCTCATATTATTGTAAAGGGAAGAAAAGGTGGAAGTACAGTAGCCGTATCAATACTACATGGAATTCTTTACCAAATTTATAAAAGAGAAGGATTCTAAAATGAGTAGGGAATTAAAAAGTGGATACACCACAGGAACATGTGGTGCTGTGGGAGCTTATGGAGCTTTGGATTTACTTTTAAATGGAAATGAAAATAAAATAGTAAAATTAAAAAGTTTAAATGGAATAGATTTAGAAGTACCAATTGAAAGTTTAACAAGGGGTAAAAATTGGGCTAGAGGGGTAGTTTTAAAATATTCTGGAGATGACCCTGATGTAACAAATGGAATAGAGATTTGTGCAAAGGTTAAAATTGTAAAGGAATTGCCAAAAATATCAAAGGGATTATATTTTGATAATATTTTAATAGTTGGAGGAAGAGGAGTTGGAAAAGTAACTAAAAAAGGATTACAAGTACCTCCTGGCAAATCAGCTATAAATCCTGGACCTCAAAAGATGATTTTAAATAGCATAAAATCATTAATAGGTGATAAAGATATTAAAGTAGTTGTTTGGATTTATATACCTAAGGGACTTCAAACAGCAAGAAAAACTTTTAATCCTAAGTTGGGAATAGTTGGTGGAATTTCTGTTTTAGGTTCAACTGGAATAGTGAAACCTATGAGTGAAGAGGCTTTAAAGGACTCTCTTTTTGTAGAACTTAAGGTTTTAAAGGAAAGTACAGGAAGAGATTGGGTAATTTTTGCC from Cetobacterium ceti harbors:
- a CDS encoding precorrin-8X methylmutase yields the protein MEYIKKPVDIELRSFEIIESELGDKAKSFSKEHLPIVKRVIHTTADFEYADLLEFSEDAVESCIKALKEGGKIYCDTQMIANGLSKMTLGKFGYSAYSLVSDPEVAKEAKERGVTRSIVGMEKAAKDKDTKIFLIGNAPTALFRLKELIDSGEVEKPALIVGVPVGFVGASESKEILPGSGIPHIIVKGRKGGSTVAVSILHGILYQIYKREGF
- a CDS encoding cobyrinate a,c-diamide synthase — protein: MKGFLLAGTRSGIGKTTVAMGLMASFENVSPFKVGPDYIDPSFHEFVTGNRSYNLDLFLMGEEGVKESFYSHHKGISIVEGVMGLYDGLGNSLENYSSAHLSKVLSLPVILVVDAIGKSTSVAAEVLGYKMLDPEVNIAGVIINRVSSEKLYNMLKEAIESYTGIKCLGYLKKDESLNIGSRHLGLLQADEVGDLREKIEHLKNELEKTINLDEIYKIANFQEKPRKNIFEKYKNKYKGIKIGVAKDRAFSFYYRDNLEFLEKMGIEVINFSPIRDKKIPDVDLLYFGGGYPETYGKELSENREFIQSLIEFHKNGGFIFGECGGFMYLTEGIETLDGKFYPMTKLIDATVKMGKSLQITRFGYVDVEYENVRGKAHEFHYSRIDKDGEMEKMYTLKKLDGREWKCGYKNKNLLGGYPHLHFYGSIDILEKILEGVKNGIHKKTS
- the cbiD gene encoding cobalt-precorrin-5B (C(1))-methyltransferase CbiD, with the translated sequence MSRELKSGYTTGTCGAVGAYGALDLLLNGNENKIVKLKSLNGIDLEVPIESLTRGKNWARGVVLKYSGDDPDVTNGIEICAKVKIVKELPKISKGLYFDNILIVGGRGVGKVTKKGLQVPPGKSAINPGPQKMILNSIKSLIGDKDIKVVVWIYIPKGLQTARKTFNPKLGIVGGISVLGSTGIVKPMSEEALKDSLFVELKVLKESTGRDWVIFAFGNHGKSFCEKMGIDVSQMVVISNYIGFMIESAVKLGFKRVLLIGHIGKAIKIAGGIFNTHSRVADGRLEILVANGVLIDEPRENLLKVLNSNTVEEACDYIEKKELFNLIGNKVAQKSREYSRDEIEFQSAIFTFSGNMIGHSDDFYKMAGELVGK